The following are encoded in a window of Impatiens glandulifera chromosome 5, dImpGla2.1, whole genome shotgun sequence genomic DNA:
- the LOC124938989 gene encoding beta-glucosidase 12-like gives MEKQFALAQVIFFSCLILFSSCEAAIDENYGISSLNRSSFPHGFIFGAASSSYQYEGAANEGGRKPSLWDTYTHKHPERIDDHSTGDVAIDSYHKYKIDVQYLKDMNMDAYRISIAWPRIIPTGKLKDGVNKEGIQYYNDLINELLAQGKIPFVTIFHWDIPQPLEDEYSGFLSPLVVRDFVDYVDICFKEFGDRVKHWITLNEAWTFAVNGYAAGILAPGRCSPFVSNCTGGNSATEPYMVMHNQLLAHGAAVKLYRDKYQEYQKGTIGITNVCHWFEPLTKSKRDLEASEVALDFMCGWVMDPLVNGDYPKSMRRLVGSRLPRFTKVQSDLVKGSFNFIGLNYYTANYATFSSKVNNNGLLSYTTDARVNQTSQRNGIDIGAKTASVWLYVYPKGIRNILLYIKNKYNNPLIYITENGVDEFNNATIPLKEALKDEHRITFYNSHFFYLKQAIEKGSNVKGYFAWSLMDNFEWNSGYTVRFGINYVDYKDNNKRYPKLSSKWFTKFLAK, from the exons ATGGAGAAGCAATTTGCCCTTGCGCAAGTTATCTTCTTCTCATGTTTGATTCTCTTCTCAAGTTGTGAAGCTGCCATTGATGAAAACTATGGCATTTCTTCTCTCAACAGAAGCAGCTTTCCTCATGGATTTATTTTTGGAGCAGCATCTTCTTCTTATCAG TATGAAGGAGCAGCAAATGAAGGAGGCAGAAAACCAAGTTTGTGGGATACATATACTCACAAACATCCAG AAAGAATAGATGACCACAGTACCGGAGATGTTGCAATCGATTCTTATCACAAATATAAA ATTGATGTCCaatatttgaaagacatgaacatGGATGCTTACAGAATTTCAATTGCATGGCCTAGAATAATCCCAA CCGGAAAGCTAAAGGATGGTGTAAACAAAGAAGGCATCCAATATTATAACGATCTAATAAACGAGTTGCTGGCTCAAG gtaAAATCCCGTTCGTGACTATCTTCCATTGGGATATTCCTCAACCCTTAGAAGATGAGTATAGCGGTTTCTTGAGTCCTCTCGTTGT GCGAGATTTTGTAGACTACGTAGACATTTGTTTTAAGGAATTTGGAGATCGAGTGAAGCATTGGATTACACTAAACGAGGCATGGACATTTGCTGTGAACGGTTACGCAGCTGGAATTCTAGCTCCGGGTCGTTGCTCTCCTTTTGTCTCAAATTGTACAGGTGGAAATTCTGCAACAGAACCTTATATGGTGATGCACAACCAACTTCTCGCCCATGGGGCGGCGGTGAAACTTTACCGCGATAAATATCAA gaATACCAAAAGGGTACCATTGGAATTACAAATGTATGTCATTGGTTCGAGCCACTCACCAAATCAAAGCGAGATCTCGAAGCCTCTGAGGTAGCTCTTGACTTCATGTGTGGATG GGTTATGGATCCATTGGTTAATGGTGATTATCCGAAATCCATGCGTCGTCTCGTTGGCTCAAGACTGCCCAGATTCACTAAAGTACAATCTGATCTAGTGAAAGGATCATTCAATTTTATAGGACTCAATTATTACACAGCAAATTATGCAACTTTTTCATCAAAGGTTAACAATAATGGTCTTCTAAGTTATACAACAGATGCTAGAGTGAATCAAACTT CCCAACGCAATGGAATAGATATTGGTGCAAAG ACTGCTTCAGTATGGCTCTATGTTTATCCAAAAGGAATTCGGAATATTCTCctctacataaaaaataaatataacaaccCACTTATATATATCACTGAAAATG GAGTTGATGAATTCAACAATGCGACAATACCACTTAAGGAAGCCTTGAAAGATGAACACAGGATTACATTCTACAATAGCCATTTCTTTTACCTCAAACAAGCAATTGA AAAAGGTTCAAATGTGAAAGGTTATTTTGCGTGGTCTCTAATGGACAATTTTGAATGGAACTCGGGATATACAGTTCGCTTTGGTATTAATTATGTGGATTACAAGGACAACAATAAGAGATATCCGAAACTTTCATCCAAATGGTTTACCAAGTTTTTGGCGAAATAA